The genomic window tctccctgtctctccctgtctctccctgtctctccctgtctctccctgtctctccctgtctctccctgtctctccctctctctccctctctctccctctctctccctctctctcctctctctctctctctctctctctctctctctctctctctctctctctctctctctctctctctctctctctctctctctctctctctctctctctgtttatctctgtctctctctgtctctctttgtctctgtctctctctgtctctgtctctctctgtctctgtctctctctgtctctgtctctgtctctgtctctctctctctctctctctctctctctctctctctctctctctctctctctctctctctctctctctctctctctctctctctctctctctgtctctctctctctctctctctgtctctctctctctctctctctgtctctctctctctctctctctgtctctctctctctctctctgtctctctctctttctctctctctttctctctctctttctctctctctctttctctttctcttttctttctctctctctctctctctctctttctctttctctttctctctctctctctctctctctctctctctctctctctctctctctctctctctctctctctctctctctctctctctctctctctctctctctctgtctgcctgtctgtctctctgtctctctatctctctatctctctatctctctgtctctctgtctctctgtctctctgtctctctgtctctttctctctgtctctttctctctctctctgtctcattctctctctctctgtctctttctctctctctctgtctcattctctctctctctgtctcattctctctctctctgtctcattatctctctctgtctcattctctctctctctctctctctctctctctctctctctctctctctctctctctctctctctctctctctctctcattctcattctcattctcattctcattctcattctcattctctctctcattctctctctcattctctctctctcattctctctctctcattctctctctctcattctctctctctctctctctctctctctctctctctctctctctctctctctctctctctctctctctctctctctctctctctctctctctctctctctctctccagttttttatgaattgatcagtTCCTTCTCTATAttaaagaaaaggatgagaacCATTTAAGAATTATCTTCTTCTCGAAATatctataattaacattatacattacatattattattaagaaactttcatgcatataattttttttttcattatgtaaaAGATAATTAATTCATGTTCTATTCAATAGATTGACAGCGATGGTGATGGCTACATCTTGCGGTCAGAACTGAAGAAATACTTGCTTAATACCCCTGTCAGTGATGTTCCCTTAACAGATGACATGGTTGACAGTATGCTATACCAtgtagattataataatgatgggtaTATCAACTTGCAAGAATTTTATGCACTGGTAAGTTTTTTCTTGTAAAATACCCTAAGCAGTCATTGTCATTCTTTATAATGAAAtagtgaagtttttttttgtatgattatatCAGAAGCAGGCCTCTCACTGTGGAAAATCACAAATCtatttatagttattgtcattatattttaatattttcatattctgGTTTTCTAGGTAAATGTTCCAGTTGATGCTGGCACACGGTCAGTGGTACAAAGAACACTTGTTGCAACAGCATTTTCTATTGCACCAAGATCCCAAGTGTCTCATGGAGATCGGCATTATATTGCTGAGTACTCCTGTTGCCCACCACCTTTGGTTATTCCTTTGTTTTGTGCTGCTGAGGTATGTTGATTGATGTGTATTCTATATTACTGAAACTTTGGAATGACTAGTGATTCCCCCTCACCCTACCACCctcctaaaaaagaaaaaccagttgcaataactaacaataactgAGTAAGCACTCAGTGATAAACTCTTACTGGAACCAAACAGAGGGTGCGTATATGTCACAGTAAAGAATTATTACCTTTTTCGGTTTTGCCATTGGAAACTTACCTTtgtaaaagaaatgtaaatcTAAGATATTACTATATGTTATTATGACAAGGAAGTTGCCCCCTCAATTGATTTCATGGAATATTTCTTTACCAATGCTTCTCAGATGCTGAAATGCCTTCATTAAAATAAGGTTTGATTTTTTTAGATTATGTTTTCCCCTTTTAGTTTAGCTGAAAACCTTTACTAATGAGCAGATTGATGTTGGGAATGCTGGTATTCATGCATTGTCTACAGtggtttttgtattattaattttgtttaatgaAGATAACTCAAGGAATGCTTAGTCACCAgggagtcaattactaggcctctgaaactaattttttttttattataaatgttattgatataatgataatggtattaacaatagataaaaaaacctttctttttgaaattcaaggaatggtttAAACATTTGAGATCAAAGCAACTCCTTTGTGACAAAGCTCTAGTGAAGCTATTTATATGTAAACTAAATGAAACAAGACCACAGTACATGTACCCAGCACCAGTGGATATTGTCAATAGTATAAAAGCttgaaaattgtttattttaGAGAGCTAAAATTTGGAGATTTGTTAGTAGTTCATATTGACAGTATCTTTATATATTCCATACCTATTTTCTGGTTCTATAACTGTTGGAGCTTTTATAGACTTGGGCATGTTGAGGAGTAAGAaaaatgattttttatatttatttgtaatcaatattatttaaGTGTAAGAAACTATTTTCTGCAATTATAGGtaggtgtatttatatactatGCTGTGAATATGGGAAATGTTGGTCCATATTCCCCTGTCCCATGGAAATCTCCTCTGATTTATGATCCGAAACGACGCCTGGAGGCCTGGAGATTCATCTCTTACATGTTCCTTCATGCTGGGTATGTaggaacttttttcttttttcttttctttaccttacCCATTAAGAAAAGAGTTCTTTAATACAGCTTGAATTGATCCTTTATTTCTTCAAAATAGAAATTAAAGGagtttcttatgattttttttatacttggtCTCTAAGGTATGTATAGCTCAGTTGCTAACCttcatgtttcatatatatttgccAATGTTATATTTATAGGTTATTACAAAAAAATTCCACCatatttaaagagaaaaaaaaactgtttgtatattatacacattaaaTAGGAATTCTATTGATTTTTGATTATACATTATTAGTAAAATTAATTCTTTTGCTTATCCTGTGATTTAACCACCATGGTATGTAATCTCAAGAATTGCAAATAGCCAGTTATCcatcattgttatatatctacCCCTTTGCATCTGATTGAggaaatgtatatagacatgcagACATACTTACTGGATAAGTATGAGCTAAGAGAGGAATCTTTCAATAACAGGTTTGTGAACTGGAATTATACTGTTCTGTCTCTTTCCAGTTATGTCCATCTGCTGTCAAATGTAATGGTGGCTTTGTTTGTGGGCATTCCATTGGAGATGGTTCACCGCTGGTGGCGACTTCTCATCCTGTACATTGCAGGAGTTATTGCTGGATCTCTAGCTGCTTCTATGTTTGATCCACATGTGAGTTTATTGTACAGGTTTTGGTTGCACAAACAAAGACCATATAATTTCTCTCATTATGAAAAGAAACAGCAAACATCTACTCCCACATAGATATCAACCCCATTAACTTTTGATAAAGAATGTTAGTGTTCACTTCCCTGCAAATGGGCAATTGTCTGGCTTATGGTTGGGCTCTTGAAAGCTCATCCCAATGATCAGGACATATGCTaatattcagagacacttgggACACCTTAGATGGAGAGTGGGACCAGCATTTCATGCCCATTAGCCAATTACTTTGAGCTGTCTCATGGTGCAGCCAATGGTGATTAGTTGATGGCTCTCCATCTAAGATGTCCCATGTGTCTCTGAATAAACAATTTTTTGGAGGATGTAATAGGATATCACCCACTGACACTGATTTAAACAGTATTATTCTAaagacatgaataacaataattttcatgTATATTACATAGTGTTATTGTGTATTTTCATATCATGCATTATTATcttagagaataaaagaaaaaaaagttgaaagtaagcTGTATTTGTTCATGGTAAGTATGATTATAGCTTTTTGAATATTGAATCCCAATTTATAGATACATTCATTAGTATTTAGTTAGAAACTCAAGTCAGTCCTACCCCTTGTATCTCATCCTTGTATAGCAACCCtataacatacaaaaaatataattagaaaaCAGACCTCATATTCAGATATCTttaggttaaaaaaaagaaaagaaaagaaagaaagaaagggcggggaaaaaaagaaaaaaaaaaaaaaaaaaaatatatatataatatatatatataatatatataatatatatatatatatatttatatattttacttgatctatattttcataaacatagtttggtatatatttaatgtataatggTGTTATCAATGGTTGTTAATCTGCAGATACGAATGATGTTAAAAGTATTTCATTTAAATATGAATTACAGTTTTGAATCTCACATTTTCCTGTAACCAAAATATGAAGTTGTACTTTCATACCTGCAATATCAAATGAGACCAAATCtccacattatataaatataatttatagttTCTATTATAGTGTATTATAGCATCTTTTTCTAAAGGATATACATTAtctcagtttatttattttgctatttaaAGAGCATAGGTTGTAGAATACTGACCCTGTAGAatctataatattttttgttattttttgtgttaacTTTGTATGACTGAGGAATCTTATAGATGTAACATGATTTTGCCATAATTAATGTGTGAATGTTGCCATTACTTTCTTGGACAGTAGAACTTTGATATTTCTGTCCATTTGTACAATACACAGTCTTAAAAAATACTATTAAGAGAAAATGGTAATTGAGGAAGAAGAGTTATGTGTACAGTTTTTTCCCTCGTGTTAGCAAAAGATGTAAGTGCCTACCATTTATagatttttagtattttttattgataCTATAGTTTATTTAAGGAATATTGTATgctgttatatacacacacaaaacccaggTTGAGTTTTATTTGTTATAACCTCTGTATATACTGAAATCTGATATATTACAGGTCAATATCTTACATATAAGAAAGTTTTATAATTATAGTACTGTCTGCTGATGGCGATTATTGTAATGAGATGAAGTTGACACTatcgcatttattattattaataataccaaatgCAACACCTGATTCAGTTCAAACCTTAGCCTGCAGTAGCAAGCTTTTCAATGTCCATTTTCTACAGGTAAATGTTTGGTCCATTCTGCCAGATACCTATTTTTAGTGATGCTCTTCTGATGTGAATTATGATCTCAACAAGTCATAGCATATTTTTATAAAAGCATGCAGTTAGTATGCAGTTATCATATATTTTCAAGTATCAGAAACCAAGTCAATAATGTTGAGCTTCAGAATAAAGTTTCTCAGTTTATCTTAATAAATGTAGTGACTAAATGGTTTACATGAAAATTCATAGCAGGCATATCTTCAATTTATCTAAGATCAAAATGTATCTTAACCACATGCTAATGGGCATTGCATGTACGTGCATACCATacccactgtaagtttactttattaattgtttctacacttgtactaagtcaccaatgagccaattacgagtactgcctgtctcgctgtCTTGATATGTTgacacccttttccttgatttacaaaattattttggtatcttattttgctgttactaatgtttataacattatagtaattataatgtttataataaaaaaaatatcattgacattcatagcactagaaaaaaaaatatgaaccaaTCAATTGGCATGAAATCTTCCAGAGGGTATGTATTAGAgtgttgcttctctctctctctgtctcattctctctctctctgtttatctctctctctctccagttttttatgaattgatcagtTCCTtctctatattaaaaaaaaggatgagaaccATTTAAGAATTATCTTCTTCTCGAAATatctataattaacattatatattacatattattattaagaaactttcatgcatataatttttttttttttttgttattttttgtgttaacTTTGTATGACTGAGGAATCTTATAGATGTAACATGATTTTGCCATAATTAATGTGTGAATGTTGCCATTACTTTCTTGGACAGTAGAACTTTGATATTTCTGTCCATTTGTACAATACACAGTCTTAAAAAATACTATTAAGAGAAAATGGTAATTGAGGAAGAAGAGTTATGTGTACAGTTTTTTCCCTCGTGTTAGCAAAAGATGTAAGTGCCTACCATTTATagatttttagtattttttattgataCTATAGTTTATTTAAGGAATATTGTATgctgttatatacacacacaaaacccaggTTGAGTTTTATTTGTTATAACCTCTGTATATACTGAAATCTGATATATTACAGGTCAATATCTTACATATAAGAAAGTTTTATAATTATAGTACTGTCTGCTGATGGCGATTATTGTAATGAGATGAAGTTGACACTatcgcatttattattattaataataccaaatgCAACACCTGATTCAGTTCAAACCTTAGCCTGCAGTAGCAAGCTTTCAATGTCCATTTTCTACAGGTAAATGTTTGGTCCATTCTGCCAGATACCTATTTTTAGTGATGCTCTTCTGATGTGAATTATGATCTCAACAAGTCAAAGCATATTTTTATAAAAGCATGCAGTTAGTATGCAGTTATCATATATTTTCAAGTATCAGAAACCAAGTCAATAATGTTGAGCTTCAGAATAAAGTTTCTCAGTTTATCTTAATAAATGTAGTGACTAAATGGTTTACATGAAAATTCATAGCAGGCATATCTTCAATTTATCTAAGATCAAAATGTATCTTAACCACATGCTAATGGGCATTGCATGTACGTGCATACCATacccactgtaagtttactttattaattgtttctacacttgtactaagtcaccaatgactctcttctcttctctctttcctctcattctctttccctctctcttcctttcctctttctttttctcctattcctttttctctctttctcttttcttcctctttctctctttcctcattctctttctctctttccccttctcttttctcttctcctctttccctcttttttttctcttcccctcctttcctctttctctctcattctttttctctctcattcttttcccctctcttctccattctcttttctctttttctttctccttccctctttcttctcctctccttttctcctttctttctcctctctttcttctctctctttcctctcttctctttcccctttctcccctccttctttctcctttctctcctttttccctttctcccctttcctccttctctttctctcttttctccttcccctttccctctcttctctctcttctctttcctcttctctcttctctctcctctccttcccctttcttccctcttccttcttttctctccttctcttttcctctccttctctctcctctcccttctctttcctttccccttttttcttttttcctctctccctctctttttcctctcccctcttcttcctctctccctctctcttctctccccctttctcttcctcctccctctctctcctctccccccctttcccctctctttccttccccctctttttcccctcttttttcctcctttcctctctcccctttctctttttcctctctccctctctcttcctctctccctctctcttcctctctccctctctcttcctctctcctctctctctctctctctctctctctctctctctctctctcctctctccctctctctctctctctccctctctccctctctctctctctctctctctctctctctctctctctctctctctctctctctctctctctctctctctctctctctctctcgctctctctcgctctctctccgctctctctccgctctctctctctctcttctctccgctctctctctctctcttctctccgctctctctctctctcttctctccgctctctctctctctcttctctccgctctctctctctctcttctcgctctctctcgctctctctccgctctctctccgctctctctccgctctctctcctctctctctctcctctctctctctcctctctctctctcctctctctctcctctctctctcctctctctctcctctctctctcctctctctctctctctctctctctctctctctctctctctctctctctctctctctctctctctctctctctctctctctctctctctctctctctctctctctctctctctctctctctctctctctctctctctctctctctctctctctctctctctctctctctctctctctctctctctctctctctctctctctctctctctctctcgctctctctctctctctctctctcttctcgctctctctctctctctctctctcttctcgctctctctctctctctctctctcttctcgctctctctctctctctctctctcttctcgctctctctctctctctctctctcttctcgctctctctctctctctctctctcttctcgctctctctctctctctctctctctcttctcgctctctctctctctctctctctctctcctcgctctctctctctctctctctctcttctcgctctctctctctctctctctctctctcttctcgctctctctctctctctctctctctctctcttctcgctctctctctctctctctctctctctcttctcgctctctctctctctctctctctcctcgctctctctctctctctctctcctcgctctctctctctctctctctcctcgctctctctcctctctctctctcctctctctctcctcgctctctctcctctctctcctctctctctcctgtctgtctctcaagtATTCATGTATTCAAATTCCTTACTTTCAGATCAGCTATGTAGCCCATCTTGCTGGATTTGTAGCAGGTTTGCTGGTGGGGATGGTTACCTTGCGAAATCTTAAAGAGCACCGTTGGGAAGTCATCCTCAAGTGGATTGGGCTTTCCATCTTCCTCGTGCTCATTGTTGCAGCTGTTACCATTCAGGTTGCATTCCCAGACCTTGTTGGTCTCTATTCACCAATGCCTGAGAAAACTATTTAGTTAGATCTCTGTACCAAAGGATACAGATATTAACTTGTGTTAATATTTGTCATTAATTCTTCATGTGGAACAATTACATCAAACAGGGAACAATGAAGTACAATAACTGATAAATATATCATCAGTAATTGAAGCTGTCATATATTATGCCATTTCATGTGTTGAAGATTTCCTTCCAGATTTATTATCTTGCTTATGTaggcattattttcctttttatttacttacctatGCCATTGTGGTACCTGCCTCCATTTTTTCAAAACTAAG from Penaeus chinensis breed Huanghai No. 1 chromosome 24, ASM1920278v2, whole genome shotgun sequence includes these protein-coding regions:
- the LOC125038152 gene encoding rhomboid-related protein 3-like isoform X2, translating into MSGRRRIEKYEPINWHEIFQRIDSDGDGYILRSELKKYLLNTPVSDVPLTDDMVDSMLYHVDYNNDGYINLQEFYALVNVPVDAGTRSVVQRTLVATAFSIAPRSQVSHGDRHYIAEYSCCPPPLVIPLFCAAEVGVFIYYAVNMGNVGPYSPVPWKSPLIYDPKRRLEAWRFISYMFLHAGYVHLLSNVMVALFVGIPLEMVHRWWRLLILYIAGVIAGSLAASMFDPHVSLLYRFWLHKQRPYNFSHYEKKQQTSTPT
- the LOC125038152 gene encoding rhomboid-related protein 3-like isoform X1: MYIPKRWLFMKGNKVIMSGRRRIEKYEPINWHEIFQRIDSDGDGYILRSELKKYLLNTPVSDVPLTDDMVDSMLYHVDYNNDGYINLQEFYALVNVPVDAGTRSVVQRTLVATAFSIAPRSQVSHGDRHYIAEYSCCPPPLVIPLFCAAEVGVFIYYAVNMGNVGPYSPVPWKSPLIYDPKRRLEAWRFISYMFLHAGYVHLLSNVMVALFVGIPLEMVHRWWRLLILYIAGVIAGSLAASMFDPHVSLLYRFWLHKQRPYNFSHYEKKQQTSTPT